A genomic stretch from Natronomonas gomsonensis includes:
- a CDS encoding CoxG family protein, which produces MEFEGEFSVTSSPSETWAFLQDPEQIGTVIPNCQDIKVIDDTHYTAEIGVSVSHISVTFDVNAEITEEIEEELLKFRLTGNAKEGDSRMESNVTVRMSEGDDPNVTDIKWENHVDVTGRIMNMGSRIVKSVGMRQTNKAIDNFKGELGEVETEESGGLLG; this is translated from the coding sequence ATGGAATTCGAAGGAGAATTTAGTGTCACGAGCAGTCCGTCGGAGACTTGGGCCTTTTTGCAGGACCCCGAGCAGATCGGAACAGTCATTCCCAACTGCCAAGACATCAAAGTTATCGACGACACGCACTACACCGCCGAGATTGGAGTCTCGGTGTCACATATCTCGGTGACCTTCGACGTGAACGCCGAAATCACCGAGGAAATCGAAGAAGAACTGCTGAAGTTCCGCCTTACCGGCAACGCCAAGGAGGGCGACAGTCGGATGGAATCCAACGTCACGGTCCGCATGTCTGAGGGAGACGACCCGAATGTGACCGACATCAAATGGGAGAACCACGTCGACGTCACCGGCCGCATCATGAACATGGGCAGCCGAATCGTCAAGAGCGTCGGTATGCGCCAGACGAACAAGGCCATTGACAACTTCAAGGGTGAACTCGGTGAAGTCGAAACCGAAGAGTCCGGTGGCCTCCTCGGCTAA
- a CDS encoding carbon-nitrogen hydrolase family protein, whose amino-acid sequence MQFEAGPDASPEENLERAIDELRETAADADVACLPEYFATPYFPAEQDPDNFELAVRDDSEFVDRIRETAADLDTAIVAPVFEEGYPGGRNYNTALIIDDGGELTGKYRKLHPFQRPGYNETYYFSPGDLGAPVFDVGGLTIGVMICFDRHFPEIARVQALRGADVVFVPTCSFGEENRDEVWVKELTGIAVSSSVYVVGVNRAGTEGGQTHFGASTVIDPRGEELGTLGTEPDTLTTDISPSKVTNVRRTTKHLNDIRRELLPDLESI is encoded by the coding sequence GTGCAGTTCGAGGCCGGTCCGGACGCCTCGCCGGAGGAGAATCTCGAGCGCGCGATAGACGAGTTGCGGGAGACTGCGGCCGACGCGGACGTGGCCTGTCTTCCCGAGTACTTCGCCACGCCATACTTCCCGGCCGAGCAGGACCCGGACAATTTCGAGCTTGCCGTCCGCGACGACAGCGAATTCGTGGACCGAATCCGGGAAACCGCAGCTGACCTCGACACCGCTATCGTCGCACCGGTGTTCGAAGAGGGATACCCGGGCGGCCGCAACTACAACACGGCGCTGATAATCGACGACGGGGGAGAGCTTACGGGCAAGTACCGCAAACTCCACCCCTTCCAGCGCCCCGGCTACAACGAGACCTACTACTTCTCACCCGGTGACTTGGGGGCGCCGGTGTTCGACGTTGGTGGTCTCACAATCGGCGTTATGATTTGCTTCGACCGCCACTTTCCCGAGATCGCCCGCGTCCAGGCGCTCCGTGGGGCCGACGTGGTCTTCGTGCCGACCTGCAGTTTCGGTGAGGAGAATCGCGACGAAGTGTGGGTGAAAGAACTCACCGGCATTGCCGTCTCGAGCTCCGTCTACGTGGTCGGTGTCAACCGCGCGGGCACCGAGGGGGGCCAGACCCACTTCGGGGCCTCTACCGTAATCGACCCCCGCGGCGAGGAACTCGGCACCCTCGGCACCGAACCCGACACCCTCACCACCGATATCTCCCCGTCAAAGGTTACCAATGTTAGGCGCACGACGAAACACCTAAACGATATCAGGCGCGAATTACTACCAGACCTCGAGTCAATCTGA
- a CDS encoding cyclase family protein has protein sequence MEIQDLSIRVDEETSVPPKLPTFRQGRVVRHEESDYESDFMATTTHIGTHMDAPYHFDADGRRIGDIELTETIRPTKRADVRDVAEPNTEITLDQVKERLSSPLEEGEFLFVHTGWSDEHEGTQSFYGDNPYYSEGIAEYVVERGARGLITDAAIDPGDEGYRNHYTLLEADKVIVENVVNCDGLPDEFTTYVVPMRLANGDGAPARVFVIRDK, from the coding sequence ATGGAGATTCAAGACCTATCTATCCGCGTCGACGAAGAGACGAGCGTCCCACCGAAGCTGCCGACGTTCCGGCAAGGTCGGGTCGTCCGACACGAAGAATCGGACTACGAGAGCGACTTCATGGCCACCACGACTCACATCGGCACACACATGGACGCCCCGTACCACTTCGATGCCGACGGCCGAAGAATCGGTGACATCGAGCTGACGGAGACGATTCGACCCACGAAACGCGCCGACGTGCGCGACGTTGCCGAACCCAACACGGAGATTACGCTCGATCAGGTGAAAGAGCGCCTGTCCAGCCCACTCGAAGAAGGAGAGTTCCTCTTCGTCCACACGGGCTGGAGCGACGAACACGAAGGGACGCAGTCGTTCTACGGCGATAACCCCTACTACTCGGAGGGGATCGCGGAGTACGTCGTTGAGCGCGGCGCGCGCGGTCTGATTACCGACGCGGCGATCGACCCCGGCGACGAGGGGTATCGGAACCACTACACTCTGCTCGAGGCCGACAAGGTCATCGTTGAGAACGTGGTCAACTGCGACGGACTACCCGACGAGTTCACTACGTACGTTGTCCCGATGCGACTGGCCAACGGCGACGGTGCGCCAGCACGGGTCTTCGTGATCCGCGACAAATGA
- a CDS encoding (2Fe-2S)-binding protein, with translation MSTIDNITVELNGEEQTFSVEPGVPLRDAIRNELELTGTKEACEVGECGSCMTLVDGTPVKSCLIPAHQADGKEVTTVEGLADHNGDGVDLHPVQEGFIEEFGMQCGYCTPGFVVSTVALLEENPDPTREEIKQYLKGNLCRCTGYTKIFDAVEHAAEEYEG, from the coding sequence ATGAGCACGATCGACAACATTACGGTCGAGTTGAACGGCGAAGAACAGACGTTCTCGGTTGAACCCGGCGTTCCGCTTCGGGACGCCATCCGGAACGAACTCGAACTGACCGGGACCAAGGAGGCCTGCGAGGTCGGCGAGTGCGGCTCCTGCATGACCCTCGTCGACGGTACGCCGGTCAAGTCCTGTCTGATTCCGGCCCACCAAGCCGACGGTAAGGAGGTTACGACGGTTGAGGGCTTGGCGGACCACAATGGAGACGGCGTGGACCTTCACCCCGTCCAAGAGGGATTCATCGAGGAGTTCGGGATGCAGTGTGGCTACTGCACGCCCGGCTTCGTTGTCTCCACCGTGGCGCTACTTGAGGAGAACCCAGACCCAACCCGCGAGGAAATCAAACAATACCTCAAGGGGAACCTCTGTCGCTGCACCGGCTACACCAAAATCTTCGACGCCGTCGAGCACGCGGCCGAAGAGTACGAAGGCTGA
- a CDS encoding FAD binding domain-containing protein, producing MGDSVQYYQPGSLADAVDRLKEADEAKIVAGGQSMMPLLRQGLISPDALVDITEIPDLDAVTVTDGTVEIGALVTYSELLETEICADLDLLSDAVKAIGDVPVRNAGTIGGGVSHADPAQDLPPALQCLDAKAVSFDGDETRHHDLSEFFLDYYLTELEPHEIVTGIKFERPPARAGGAYASDTEAPGGWSTAGVAALIVPDADDGETCTDAQLAYCAGAPVPKRVPEEIESQLVGDRIDRETVDEVAMAIVEDLELIDDVDDDVEYRKHLFRVMTKRAITTALRRSDAPPLTEPAQ from the coding sequence ATGGGTGATTCCGTGCAGTATTACCAACCCGGTTCGCTCGCCGACGCGGTGGACCGTCTGAAGGAGGCCGACGAGGCAAAGATAGTCGCCGGCGGCCAGAGCATGATGCCCCTGCTACGGCAGGGGCTCATCTCCCCTGACGCGCTCGTAGACATCACCGAGATACCCGACCTAGACGCGGTGACGGTAACCGATGGAACCGTCGAAATCGGCGCGCTCGTGACTTACTCCGAGTTGCTCGAGACCGAGATTTGTGCTGACCTCGACCTGCTCAGTGACGCCGTGAAGGCGATTGGCGACGTGCCGGTGCGCAACGCAGGGACGATCGGTGGCGGTGTCTCTCACGCCGACCCGGCCCAAGACCTGCCTCCGGCGCTCCAGTGTCTTGATGCCAAGGCAGTCAGCTTTGATGGGGACGAGACCCGCCACCACGACCTCTCGGAGTTCTTCCTTGATTACTACCTGACGGAACTCGAACCCCACGAGATCGTCACCGGAATCAAGTTCGAGCGACCGCCCGCACGGGCAGGAGGTGCGTACGCGAGCGACACCGAGGCCCCCGGCGGCTGGTCGACGGCCGGTGTCGCCGCGTTGATAGTCCCCGACGCGGACGATGGTGAGACGTGCACTGACGCTCAACTCGCCTACTGCGCCGGTGCACCGGTCCCGAAGCGCGTCCCAGAGGAAATCGAATCGCAGTTGGTCGGCGACCGAATCGACCGGGAAACCGTTGACGAGGTCGCAATGGCAATCGTCGAGGACCTCGAACTGATCGACGATGTGGATGACGACGTTGAGTACCGGAAACACCTATTCAGGGTCATGACTAAGCGTGCGATTACCACCGCTCTACGACGGTCTGATGCACCCCCTCTCACGGAGCCAGCACAATGA
- a CDS encoding ABC transporter substrate-binding protein, which produces MSNHDNPSEGNSDRTVTRRSTLKGLTAVAGVGSVGLSGCLGGNGGGNGNGGDGEGGTIKIGLQADLTGALSIYGFWHRRVLENYVEAVNEDGGIDGREVELLVEDTETDAETGGQVFRRLVQQEDVDFVIGSQSSGVSIATNPLAKQMQVPYFPLGEAPSITGEDGNRWVVRNNHSTEHAAEIAVEHGIESGSKWTIIYQDYAFGQQYRDAVTAAVERRDGEVLQSIGVPVGESDLNSYLNSVPEDTEVLFNALIGASSLGFLQQSADLNTPGQRLGAIASIEGVDVSETGKGAEGAEYVTMLPRDTSDVDVDGVEQLREMANPSDSDNIYLGGHINASYEALSWIEDAVTATEWSGSGDHQALIEWFEGGPSVEGSERYPQGPKFFRGEDHQAFMDMHIERIEDGQLTNAKRVEVDEPSFEARANLASQEF; this is translated from the coding sequence ATGAGTAACCATGACAACCCCAGCGAGGGGAACAGCGACCGAACTGTCACTCGGAGATCAACCCTGAAGGGACTCACTGCGGTAGCCGGCGTAGGATCGGTCGGCCTATCGGGCTGTCTCGGCGGCAACGGGGGAGGGAACGGCAACGGCGGCGATGGCGAAGGCGGCACAATCAAAATCGGTCTTCAGGCCGATCTCACCGGTGCGCTGTCGATATACGGATTCTGGCACCGTCGCGTCCTTGAGAACTACGTCGAGGCGGTCAACGAGGACGGTGGTATCGACGGCCGTGAGGTGGAACTACTCGTCGAGGACACTGAGACCGACGCCGAAACCGGCGGGCAGGTCTTCCGGCGCCTCGTCCAACAAGAGGACGTCGACTTCGTCATCGGTTCGCAGTCCTCTGGCGTCTCAATCGCGACGAACCCGCTGGCCAAGCAGATGCAAGTACCGTACTTCCCGCTGGGAGAGGCGCCCTCGATTACCGGCGAGGACGGTAACCGCTGGGTGGTGCGAAACAACCACAGCACGGAGCACGCCGCTGAAATCGCCGTTGAACACGGGATTGAGAGCGGTTCGAAGTGGACGATTATCTACCAGGACTACGCGTTCGGCCAACAGTATCGAGACGCGGTGACCGCCGCCGTCGAACGGCGCGACGGTGAAGTACTCCAAAGCATCGGCGTGCCGGTGGGTGAAAGTGACCTGAACTCCTACCTGAACTCAGTGCCAGAGGATACTGAAGTCCTGTTCAACGCGTTGATTGGTGCCTCGTCGCTGGGCTTCCTCCAGCAGAGCGCGGACCTCAACACGCCAGGCCAGCGACTCGGTGCCATTGCCTCCATCGAGGGCGTAGATGTCAGCGAGACCGGCAAGGGCGCGGAGGGTGCGGAGTATGTGACGATGCTCCCGCGTGACACGAGCGACGTGGACGTAGACGGTGTCGAACAACTACGTGAGATGGCGAACCCGTCGGACAGCGACAACATCTACCTCGGTGGCCACATCAACGCTTCTTACGAGGCACTTTCGTGGATCGAAGACGCGGTAACCGCGACCGAGTGGTCCGGGTCGGGGGATCACCAGGCGCTCATCGAGTGGTTCGAGGGCGGTCCCTCGGTTGAAGGCAGCGAGCGGTACCCACAGGGGCCGAAGTTCTTCCGCGGGGAGGACCACCAGGCGTTCATGGACATGCACATCGAGCGCATCGAGGACGGCCAGCTAACCAACGCTAAGCGGGTCGAGGTCGACGAACCCAGCTTCGAGGCGCGGGCGAACCTGGCCAGCCAGGAGTTCTGA
- a CDS encoding ABC transporter substrate-binding protein, whose protein sequence is MGLAGCLGGGNGNGNGNGGDSDTIKVGLQADLTGALSTYGFWFRRVLEAYVEEINEDGGIDGREVELLVEDTETDAETGGQVFRRLAQQEGVDFVIGSFSSGVNIATIPLAKQMQVPYFPAGSAPSTTGEDGNRWTIRTAHEITQNAALGVEWGLENLGTNWTIMYQDYAFGQQWRDAIQETMGDDGEILETIGVPVGESDLNSYLNGVPEDTDVLFNALILPSSISFLQQSADLDTPGARFGDISGIEGTNVSDIQDAGQGASYITGLPPTLDTEGNNHLRELADVEGASEALVRQYWVAYEAMSFIRDGIEASDWESQKDHQAFIEWFESGPSVDEGISYPQGDKFIRGEDHQAFMNRYITQISGSELDVVTQMELTEPPRPPRANLAGQEF, encoded by the coding sequence GTGGGTCTGGCGGGCTGTCTGGGCGGCGGCAATGGCAACGGCAATGGCAACGGCGGCGATAGCGACACCATCAAGGTTGGCCTCCAGGCTGACCTCACTGGTGCGCTGTCGACGTACGGCTTCTGGTTCAGGCGGGTACTGGAGGCATACGTTGAGGAGATTAACGAGGACGGCGGAATCGACGGTCGCGAGGTGGAACTGCTCGTTGAGGACACCGAGACTGACGCCGAAACTGGCGGGCAGGTCTTCCGGCGACTGGCTCAGCAAGAAGGGGTCGACTTCGTCATCGGCTCCTTCTCCTCCGGTGTTAACATCGCGACGATTCCACTTGCCAAGCAGATGCAGGTGCCGTACTTCCCGGCCGGTTCGGCGCCGTCGACGACGGGTGAGGACGGCAACCGTTGGACGATTCGGACCGCACACGAAATCACGCAGAATGCGGCGCTGGGTGTCGAGTGGGGGCTGGAGAACCTCGGGACGAACTGGACCATCATGTACCAAGACTACGCGTTCGGCCAGCAGTGGCGGGATGCGATTCAGGAAACCATGGGTGACGACGGCGAGATTTTGGAAACGATTGGCGTCCCTGTCGGCGAGAGCGACCTCAACTCGTATCTGAACGGAGTCCCCGAGGACACCGATGTCCTGTTCAACGCTCTAATCCTGCCGTCCTCGATTAGCTTCCTGCAACAGAGCGCCGACCTGGACACCCCGGGGGCCCGCTTCGGCGACATTTCCGGAATCGAGGGGACGAACGTCTCGGACATCCAAGACGCGGGGCAGGGCGCTTCGTACATCACTGGACTCCCCCCGACGCTGGACACGGAGGGGAACAACCACCTCCGGGAACTCGCGGATGTCGAAGGTGCAAGCGAGGCGCTTGTCCGCCAGTACTGGGTCGCCTACGAGGCGATGTCGTTCATCCGTGATGGTATCGAGGCCTCCGACTGGGAGAGCCAAAAAGATCACCAGGCGTTCATCGAGTGGTTCGAGAGCGGACCATCGGTCGATGAGGGGATTTCCTACCCACAGGGTGATAAGTTCATCCGTGGAGAAGATCACCAGGCGTTCATGAACCGCTACATCACCCAAATTTCGGGCTCGGAGCTAGATGTCGTTACGCAGATGGAACTGACGGAGCCACCGCGGCCCCCCCGCGCGAACCTTGCCGGCCAGGAGTTCTGA
- a CDS encoding EamA family transporter: MVELLGPGLAVAAALFLAIQVGCIRIGTDSGRSNDALIVVLLVNITVLVPVALVVGYPDYSLSRNSLLAFAAAGLVGTMMGRAFEYAGIERIGASRSEPIKASQPLHAAVLAVLVLGETLTPVMAVGTVLVVVGVAIISWESRSSSTGLESISWSYLALPLASAFLYGIEPIFAKVGLATGTSPFVGLGVKTVTATVAFYAYLRYRGVLPERGVFESVNTKWYVAAGLANSAFLLSYYAALAVAPVVLVQPVLQTSPLFVILISYVFLQRLERVTWKIVAAAGIVALGAGLVALQV; encoded by the coding sequence ATGGTCGAGTTACTCGGGCCTGGGCTGGCTGTCGCGGCCGCGCTATTCTTAGCGATTCAGGTCGGCTGCATCCGCATCGGAACGGATAGCGGCCGGTCGAACGACGCTCTAATCGTCGTCCTGCTTGTCAACATTACCGTGCTGGTTCCCGTCGCACTCGTGGTCGGTTATCCTGACTACAGCCTATCGAGGAACTCGCTGCTTGCGTTCGCTGCGGCAGGCTTGGTCGGGACGATGATGGGCCGTGCCTTCGAGTACGCGGGCATCGAGCGAATCGGTGCGAGCCGGTCGGAACCGATTAAGGCATCCCAGCCACTTCACGCGGCCGTCCTCGCAGTGCTTGTCCTCGGAGAGACGCTGACACCAGTGATGGCCGTCGGCACGGTCCTGGTGGTGGTCGGCGTCGCCATCATCTCTTGGGAGAGTCGCAGTTCTTCGACCGGGCTCGAGTCGATTTCGTGGTCGTACCTCGCGCTACCACTGGCCTCCGCATTCCTGTACGGTATCGAGCCCATCTTCGCGAAAGTCGGATTAGCGACCGGCACCTCGCCGTTCGTCGGCCTCGGTGTCAAGACGGTGACGGCGACGGTCGCCTTCTACGCGTATCTGCGGTACCGCGGTGTGCTGCCGGAACGCGGCGTGTTCGAGTCAGTCAACACGAAATGGTATGTGGCGGCTGGCCTCGCCAACTCCGCGTTCCTGCTCAGCTACTATGCGGCACTGGCGGTGGCGCCAGTCGTGCTGGTCCAGCCGGTCTTGCAGACGAGCCCGCTGTTCGTGATCCTCATCTCCTACGTCTTTCTCCAGCGGCTCGAACGGGTCACGTGGAAAATCGTCGCCGCAGCCGGCATAGTCGCGCTCGGAGCCGGCTTAGTAGCGCTGCAGGTCTAA
- a CDS encoding amino acid synthesis family protein, with product MTDPTIRTQTVIESKTERDGERALDDPVTKVAAAAVIDNPYAREWQEDLSLLTEWGADLGGQLAETAVDRLGGPDRVESYGKGGIVGTDGELEHVAAMLHPELGTPLREAVGGGDAIIPSAKKHGGPGTVLDVPTHYKDEAYVRTHYDAMPVRIEDAPAADELVLIVVVTDGGRPHPRIGGLQVDDLED from the coding sequence ATGACTGACCCGACCATCCGGACGCAGACAGTAATCGAATCGAAGACCGAACGCGACGGCGAACGGGCGCTCGACGACCCGGTCACGAAGGTCGCTGCAGCGGCCGTAATCGACAATCCCTATGCGAGGGAGTGGCAGGAGGATTTGTCGCTACTCACCGAGTGGGGCGCCGACCTGGGCGGACAGCTCGCCGAGACGGCCGTCGACAGGCTCGGTGGACCTGACCGGGTCGAGAGCTACGGGAAAGGGGGTATCGTCGGAACCGACGGCGAACTCGAACACGTCGCGGCGATGCTCCACCCCGAACTCGGGACGCCGCTGCGAGAGGCCGTCGGCGGCGGCGACGCCATCATCCCGAGCGCGAAAAAACACGGCGGGCCGGGGACAGTCCTCGACGTCCCGACCCACTACAAGGACGAGGCCTACGTCCGGACCCACTACGACGCGATGCCGGTCCGTATTGAGGACGCGCCCGCGGCAGACGAACTCGTGTTGATTGTCGTCGTGACGGACGGCGGCCGGCCCCACCCGCGAATCGGTGGTCTGCAGGTTGACGATCTTGAGGACTGA
- a CDS encoding amidohydrolase family protein — protein sequence MSTLVTNIGRIITGRLEEPILDGDSVYIENGKIRELGTTITTADTKIDAGGLTLTPGLIDSHIHPVFGDYTPRQQTLGWCESYLHGGITSMISNGEPHLPGRPDDVESAKSLATLARKSLANDRPGGVKVRGGTLILDGDMTEDDIEDVHREGVERLKFLMPVEERQRARNLISWGHERDMIVLMHCGGTSLPGVKSTDAEMFVDIGPDIAAHVNGGPTPIPDDEVTKLVTETEIVLDLVLAGNQRVAVDVLEMAADRDELNRIQIGTDTPSGTGVTPLGVLLEAATLCGMTDVSPEEVLCLATGTTARHHGLDTGRIEEGRPADLTLMGAPKGSAAETALEALDAGSYPAIATVLVDGEVHVDGSRNTAPAKQTATIEHT from the coding sequence GTGAGCACGCTCGTCACGAACATCGGCCGGATTATCACCGGGCGGCTGGAGGAGCCGATTCTCGACGGGGATTCGGTGTATATCGAGAACGGGAAAATTCGTGAACTGGGCACGACAATCACCACCGCGGACACGAAGATCGACGCCGGCGGTCTCACCCTGACACCCGGTCTGATCGACTCCCACATCCACCCGGTGTTCGGCGACTACACCCCACGGCAGCAAACGCTCGGTTGGTGTGAGAGCTATCTGCACGGTGGGATTACCTCGATGATCTCAAACGGAGAACCTCACCTTCCCGGACGACCTGATGACGTCGAGAGCGCCAAGTCCCTAGCCACGCTCGCCCGGAAGTCACTCGCTAATGACCGCCCCGGCGGCGTCAAGGTCAGGGGCGGCACGCTGATTCTCGACGGCGACATGACTGAGGATGACATCGAGGATGTCCACCGGGAAGGCGTCGAGCGCTTGAAATTCCTCATGCCGGTTGAGGAACGCCAACGCGCCCGAAATCTCATCTCCTGGGGTCACGAGCGGGACATGATAGTCCTGATGCACTGCGGCGGCACGAGCCTTCCCGGCGTGAAGTCAACAGACGCCGAGATGTTCGTCGACATCGGCCCCGATATCGCGGCCCATGTCAACGGCGGCCCGACGCCAATCCCGGACGATGAGGTGACGAAACTGGTCACCGAGACGGAAATCGTTCTAGATTTAGTGCTCGCCGGAAATCAGCGCGTCGCGGTCGACGTACTGGAGATGGCTGCCGACCGCGACGAACTCAACCGCATCCAGATTGGCACCGACACTCCTTCCGGAACCGGGGTGACGCCGCTCGGAGTACTGCTTGAGGCCGCAACACTCTGTGGCATGACCGACGTATCCCCCGAGGAGGTTCTTTGTCTAGCCACCGGCACCACGGCCCGCCACCACGGCCTCGACACCGGCCGAATCGAGGAGGGACGGCCGGCGGACCTGACGCTGATGGGTGCGCCGAAAGGGAGTGCAGCCGAGACGGCTCTCGAGGCGCTCGATGCCGGCTCGTATCCGGCGATAGCAACGGTGCTCGTCGATGGCGAGGTCCACGTCGATGGGAGCCGGAACACCGCCCCTGCGAAACAGACCGCGACCATCGAACACACATGA
- a CDS encoding cupin domain-containing protein has protein sequence MTDESDGGIVVRDTATLPQYGSGAFASQIVADESVGVENVSVGVVTFEPGAEGSPHVREVEEIVYVLEGEAEIVTDDETYRLTANQAAVIPPGVQHKHVNVGTEPLRKLWIFAPQGPEAAIRDREVSES, from the coding sequence GTGACCGACGAAAGCGACGGCGGAATCGTCGTACGGGACACCGCGACACTCCCGCAATACGGCAGCGGTGCGTTCGCGAGTCAAATCGTAGCCGACGAAAGCGTCGGTGTCGAGAATGTCAGCGTCGGGGTCGTCACCTTCGAACCGGGCGCGGAGGGCTCTCCACACGTACGCGAAGTCGAAGAGATAGTGTACGTTCTTGAGGGCGAGGCGGAGATCGTCACCGACGACGAGACGTACAGGCTAACAGCGAATCAGGCGGCCGTGATTCCACCTGGCGTACAGCACAAACACGTCAACGTCGGGACCGAACCGCTCCGGAAACTGTGGATCTTTGCACCACAGGGCCCGGAAGCAGCAATCAGAGACCGGGAGGTGTCCGAGTCGTGA
- a CDS encoding branched-chain amino acid ABC transporter permease: MALGSDLAVAILNGVTWGLIVALIALGLNQIYGLLEIVNMAHGSLYMLGAVIGWFMIDATGSFGAALLVAPLAVGVIGMTVERTILRPIEDDLTITLIATFGLLLIFDHLALMTFGPGTRSVSAPVGGTVSFAGISYSKYRLVVGVVSIVLMVCLYLFLFRTRYGTWMRGVRQDRETASALGIPTSKVFVFTFGLGSFLAALAGVLLAPIVSVGHLMGLDILAVAFMVVIVGGLGSLRGVLVASLIYALVENVSSLFMTPIEARILTFALMIAFVLVRPDGIFRGASA; encoded by the coding sequence ATGGCGCTGGGAAGTGACCTCGCGGTGGCGATACTGAACGGCGTCACTTGGGGACTTATCGTGGCGCTGATCGCATTAGGACTCAACCAAATCTACGGGCTGCTTGAAATCGTCAATATGGCCCACGGATCGCTGTATATGCTCGGTGCTGTCATCGGCTGGTTTATGATAGATGCCACCGGGAGCTTCGGCGCGGCGCTGCTGGTCGCGCCCCTTGCCGTCGGCGTCATCGGGATGACCGTCGAGCGCACAATCCTCCGGCCGATTGAGGACGACCTCACGATCACTCTGATCGCGACGTTCGGCCTATTGTTGATCTTCGATCACTTGGCGCTGATGACGTTCGGCCCCGGTACCCGCTCGGTATCCGCGCCAGTCGGTGGCACGGTGTCGTTTGCGGGCATCTCGTACTCGAAGTACCGTCTTGTCGTCGGCGTCGTCTCCATCGTCCTGATGGTATGTCTATACCTGTTCCTCTTCCGGACCCGCTATGGGACCTGGATGCGGGGCGTCCGTCAGGACCGAGAAACCGCAAGTGCGCTCGGAATTCCCACTTCGAAAGTGTTCGTCTTCACGTTCGGCCTAGGCTCGTTCTTGGCCGCGCTGGCCGGCGTGTTGCTGGCACCGATCGTCAGTGTGGGCCACCTGATGGGGCTCGACATCCTTGCGGTGGCCTTCATGGTGGTAATCGTCGGCGGCTTAGGCTCTCTGCGCGGCGTCCTCGTCGCCAGTTTGATATACGCACTCGTCGAGAACGTGAGTTCATTATTCATGACCCCCATAGAGGCACGCATCCTGACATTCGCGCTCATGATCGCATTCGTATTGGTTCGCCCTGACGGCATCTTCCGGGGTGCATCCGCGTGA